The Aspergillus luchuensis IFO 4308 DNA, chromosome 7, nearly complete sequence genome has a segment encoding these proteins:
- a CDS encoding uncharacterized protein (COG:S;~EggNog:ENOG410PQHJ;~InterPro:IPR036864,IPR007219,IPR001138;~PFAM:PF00172,PF04082;~go_function: GO:0000981 - DNA-binding transcription factor activity, RNA polymerase II-specific [Evidence IEA];~go_function: GO:0003677 - DNA binding [Evidence IEA];~go_function: GO:0008270 - zinc ion binding [Evidence IEA];~go_process: GO:0006351 - transcription, DNA-templated [Evidence IEA];~go_process: GO:0006355 - regulation of transcription, DNA-templated [Evidence IEA]), giving the protein MDIDTIPHHLAALRMPATQKRQRVSIACVPCRKKKRRCDGQKPVCQVCEREDRECRYTYHLEKRKPPTKCYIHALHSRIAFLEHQLAAAPNGAEQGEFLGFGSDEEILNTASLEPASHRFSGFRREFRISGAYGLFYSRELGEQQQSSGGVGILENVESVSEELFLLSPDAQSQLLDDFWTWRNTWPVLVHEPLFQKDLTSGGVKIYATPTLSAAMLVFNSQYASDAQLSVWRTSGEALAKHAKSKILAQIEYPSLDIVLAAAIIALRELAVDNLSSASQYIGIAFRHSLTLGLHVETPTIDGSIQGSQEVLEARSLAWWGVWLLERHISQILGQPSALRDGDMRPGPVPILPSVEYRLWSVSDKSDPELAFSSMSNLQYACQLVHMVSPVLDEIHALESPLSIHKKEEKATKTHVAMSEFYNNLPSHLRLPATATKQLSPPVYQFNLLYHNLKIMLHRPFIKTAPSLHDLEELKGPEMVHIQSATFSAIRITSIINAYRNFYPLENLSPFAVHSLATSSLVHLLNADSADATLSQRTTHLYRLNIRFLGQMSSTNYGSNRAIEALTSLECEGDASIQPNATKPSVRDRGADGNSSVSAGPRGAPTTALESMNIFGHIDSMENAFDWFQLPLNEQLVFDDVIESTLWEDVCESHDPMGGLPPLHGSL; this is encoded by the exons ATGGACATCGACACAATACCTCATCATCTCGCTGCTCTGAGAATGCCAGCTACACAAAAGAGACAGCGTGTCTCTATTGCTTGTGTACCAtgtagaaagaaaaaacgtCGC TGTGATGGGCAGAAGCCCGTTTGCCAAGTCTGTGAAAGAGAAGATCGCGAATGTAGATACACATATCATCTTGAGAAGCGAAA GCCTCCGACCAAATGCTATATCCATGCACTCCACTCCAGGATTGCTTTCCTAGAACATCAACTCGCAGCAGCCCCCAATGGTGCAGAACAAGGTGAGTTCCTGGGCTTCGGCAGTGACGAGGAAATCTTGAATACGGCTAGTCTAGAGCCTGCATCACATCGCTTTTCGGGCTTCAGGCGAGAGTTCCGGATTTCGGGGGCGTACGGACTGTTCTACTCTAGGGAGCTTGGCGAACAACAGCAAAGCTCTGGCGGGGTGGGCATCTTGGAAAATGTAGAGTCAGTATCAGAAGAGCTGTTTTTACTTTCTCCTGATGCACAAAGCCAGCTTTTAGACGACTTTTGGACCTGGAGAAATACTTGGCCAGTTCTAGTCCATGAGCCTCTGTTTCAGAAAGATTTGACCAGCGGCGGAGTCAAAATCTATGCCACCCCAACCTTATCGGCAGCAATGCTAGTCTTCAACTCCCAATATGCCAGTGATGCACAGCTCAGTGTCTGGAGAACATCAGGCGAGGCTCTTGCTAAACatgcaaaaagcaaaatactCGCGCAAATAGAATATCCCAGTCTGGACATTGTCCTGGCAGCAGCTATTATCGCTCTAAGAGAATTAGCAGTCGACAATCTGTCCTCTGCTTCGCAGTATATTG GGATTGCTTTTCGACATTCTCTGACTCTTGGACTTCATGTCGAAACACCTACAATAGATGGATCGATACAAGGCTCCCAAGAAGTTCTAGAAGCCCGGTCACTTGCATGGTGGGGTGTCTGGCTGCTGGAAAG ACACATATCCCAAATCCTTGGGCAGCCAAGTGCTCTACGCGACGGTGACATGCGTCCAGGACCAGTCCCAATCCTTCCCAGTGTCGAGTATCGCCTATGGTCGGTATCTGACAAGTCAGATCCAGAATTGGCATTCTCCAGTATGTCAAATCTTCAATATGCCTGTCAGCTAGTGCACATGGTATCACCTGTTCTGGACGAAAT TCATGCACTGGAATCTCCTCTAAGCATACataaaaaggaagagaaagctaCAAAGACTCATGTCGCCATGTCCGAATTCTACAATAACTTGCCGAGTCACCTCAGACTCCCTGCCACCGCTACGAAGCAACTGAGCCCACCTGTGTACCAATTCAA CTTGCTATATCACAACTTGAAAATCATGCTTCATCGTCCTTTCATCAAAACAGCCCCGTCACTGCATGATTTGGAGGAATTGAAAGGCCCGGAAATGGTACATATCCAATCAGCAACTTTTTCAGCCATTCGCATAACATCCATAATTAATGCGTATAGAAACTTCTATCCATTG GAAAATCTTTCCCCATTCGCCGTCCATAGCTTGGCAACTTCATCTCTCGTGCATCTTTTGAATGCCGACTCGGCTGATGCCACTCTGTCGCAACGGACAACGCACCTTTACCGTCTCAACATCCGCTTCCTGGGCCAAATGAGCTCAACGAACTATGGCAGCAATCGCGCAATAGAGGCTCTTACATCCTTAGAATGTGAGGGGGATGCATCAATCCAGCCGAATGCCACGAAACCATCCGTGCGTGACCGCGGAGCAGATGGTAATAGTTCTGTTTCCGCGGGACCAAGAGGAGCGCCAACCACAG
- a CDS encoding SDR family oxidoreductase (COG:Q;~EggNog:ENOG410QED1;~InterPro:IPR036291,IPR002347;~PFAM:PF08659,PF00106,PF13561;~go_process: GO:0055114 - oxidation-reduction process [Evidence IEA]), with the protein MGIGEAIAMTLAENGMNVALLARSGPKLEAVKARIESKCPNIKVRAYSVDIQSHAEVNAAVELIVSALGDIEVLINNAGLALGAPGRFWELPIEMIEQMNGTNITGVMYMTHSVLNQSMWSRKRGTIINVSSVTGLECPPFDGEAVYHANKACLEAFTNSLRMETAGSNIRVSVLRPGCVVSHFHLQRVKYDQNAMDEFFYGYEPLVPEDLAEAVWYMVSCPERTTIKALDCVPTAQRALTRFDREWNARNDGDNQA; encoded by the exons ATGGGCATCGGTGAAGCTATTGCTATGACCCTAGCAGAGAATGGAATGAATGTCGCTCTATTAGCAAGAAGCGGG CCGAAGCTAGAAGCTGTGAAGGCTCGAATCGAAAGCAAATGCCCCAATATCAAGGTTCGCGCCTACAGCGTTGACATCCAAAGCCATGCGGAGGTCAACGCGGCTGTGGAACTTATTGTATCCGCGTTAGGAGACATCGAGGTTTTGATAAACAAT GCTGGGCTCGCTCTTGGTGCACCGGGGAGATTCTGGGAACTACCGATTGAGATGATAGAGCAAATGAATGGCACGAATATTACGGGAGTGATGTACATGACTCACAGCGTTCTGAACCAGAGTATGTGGTCCAGAAAACGCGGCACTATCATAAACGTCTCGTCGGTTACCGGGCTTGAATGCCCTCCGTTTGATGGGGAAGCTGTATATCACGCAAATAAAGCCTGTCTTGAGGCATTTACCAACAGTTTGCGGATGGAAACAGCTGGATCCAACATTCGTGTCTCAGTCCTCCGACCAGGTTGCGTGGTCAGTCACTTTCATCTTCAGCGCGTTAAGTATGATCAGAACGCGATGGATGAGTTTTTCTACGGGTATGAACCCCTCGTACCGGAGGATCTGGCTGAGGCGGTATGGTATATGGTCAGCTGTCCTGAGAGAACTACGATCAAAGCGCTTGACTGTGTGCCAACCGCGCAGAGAGCCCTTACTCGCTTTGACCGGGAATGGAATGCACGGAACGACGGAGACAATCAAGCATAA
- a CDS encoding epoxide hydrolase family protein (COG:S;~EggNog:ENOG410PUJM;~InterPro:IPR010497,IPR029058;~MEROPS:MER0000432;~PFAM:PF06441) encodes MANIRSFTVHISDTLLEEVETKLRVARLDERMGEVEWNDLETGHAEFKQLVEFWRDEYDCRKFEGFLNTFHHYKTAIQVPGFEALDIHFLHHPSSRADAIPLLFIHGWPGSFLESLKIIPLLTEPPEGQQAFHVVAPSLP; translated from the exons ATGGCAAATATCAGATCATTTACT GTCCATATTTCCGACACTCTCcttgaggaagttgaaacGAAGCTCAGGGTCGCCCGTCTCGATGAGCGCATGGGTGAAGTGGAATGGAACGACCTAGAGACTGGGCATGCCGAATTCAAGCAACTTGTAGAATTCTGGCGGGATGAGTATGACTGTAGAAAATTCGAAGGTTTCCTGAATACGTTTCATCATTACAAGACGGCGATACAAGTTCCTGGTTTTGAGGCATTGGACATTCATTTTCTGCATCACCCATCGTCACGGGCGGATGCAATTCCTTTACTGTTCATTCATGGATG GCCAGGGTCCTTTCTGGAATCACTGAAGATCATACCATTGCTCACGGAGCCCCCAGAAGGACAGCAGGCGTTCCACGTCGTTGCACCATCTTTACCCTGA
- a CDS encoding uncharacterized protein (COG:S;~EggNog:ENOG410PUJM;~InterPro:IPR029058;~MEROPS:MER0000432), with translation MALGHPEMVLGIHINMFLALPPSPESSTEKFQRYQRMDYDTQELENLERTRWFAHNERGYQRVQETKNVTLGYALHDSPVGMLAWLVGKLKAWTHDYPWTKEELIHWTFIHYQGSPSAAMQIYKEAEAVLNEDRNSMLGRYISQPVGCSVFPKELWLYPRDWMGETCNIQFWKQHRSGGHFIAWERPEVLVADVAEFFDKEGPSKQVATTLGRMME, from the exons ATGGCATTGGGCCATCCAGAGATGGTGCTGGGGATCCATATAAACATGTTCCTAGCACTTCCGCCCAGTCCAGAAAGCTCGACTGAGAAGTTCCAGCGGTACCAGAGGATGGATTATGATACGCAAGAGCTAGAGAACTTGGAGAGGACAAGATGGTTTGCGCATAATGAA CGCGGGTATCAGCGGGTTCAAGAGACAAAGAACGTGACGCTTGGTTACGCATTACATGACTCCCCCGTCGGTATGCTGGCTTGGCTAGTGGGCAAACTGAAGGCATGGACCCACGACTACCCTTGGACAAAAGAAGAACTCATTCATTGGACATTCATACACTATCAGGGAAGTCCGAGTGCAGCAATGCAGATTTACaaagaggcagaggcagttTTGAATGAAGACAGAAACAGTATGCTAGGCAGATATATATCCCAGCCTGTGGGTTGTTCAGTTTTTCCAAAGGAG CTGTGGTTATACCCCCGCGACTGGATGGGCGAGACTTGCAACATTCAATTTTGGAAGCAACATAGATCTGGGGGACATTTTATTGCGTGGGAACGACCAGAGGTATTGGTGGCGGATGTTGCAGAATTCTTCGACAAGGAAGGACCG AGCAAGCAGGTGGCCACAACACTCGGGCGGATGATGGAATAA